The Sporomusa termitida genome has a window encoding:
- a CDS encoding Ger(x)C family spore germination protein: protein MDIRLKLAACLLLLTVCTAGCNGGREIDDFAYVVSVGIDPGPDNQSIITYQIATGQGQGGKENGTGEASTFLITIVAPSLAEARNLLNSVVARTPNLSHTKAVIIGEDLARQGIGDILGPLLRFREFRGSMFITVTRGSAQEFMQKNKPSMEKLPSRWLENSLTSRQDTGYFLASNLHQFYTRLKSTSGAPYATYMGINPLDLQPKPVDNKDKGEEAVAYYPAGLGREGGDPAEVIGTAVFVADKMVGALNNEETRVVSILSGDFVRGFITVTDPLAPQHGINVHLRLGQKPEIKPAWLEGRLVFTIKLLLEGEITSIPSGINYENREYGLLLEQHIANVLTNQMEKMLAHTQELGSDVVGFGLHARNLFSNFSEVDQLNWYKIYPTVGFNLNVSVKTRRTGLMYKSSPIKTEADE, encoded by the coding sequence GTGGACATCCGCTTAAAGCTTGCCGCCTGTTTGCTGTTGCTTACCGTATGCACTGCCGGCTGCAACGGGGGCAGAGAGATTGATGATTTTGCCTATGTGGTCAGTGTCGGCATTGACCCCGGGCCTGACAACCAGAGTATTATTACCTATCAGATCGCAACCGGTCAGGGGCAAGGCGGCAAAGAGAACGGCACAGGTGAAGCCAGTACTTTTCTTATCACCATTGTTGCCCCCTCGCTCGCGGAAGCCCGTAACCTGCTGAACTCGGTGGTTGCCCGCACCCCTAATCTGTCTCATACCAAAGCGGTGATCATCGGCGAGGATTTGGCCAGGCAGGGGATTGGTGATATACTGGGGCCGCTGCTGCGGTTCCGGGAATTTCGCGGTTCCATGTTTATCACGGTTACCCGGGGCTCCGCTCAGGAATTCATGCAAAAAAACAAACCCTCCATGGAAAAGCTTCCTTCCCGCTGGCTGGAAAACTCCCTGACGTCCCGGCAGGATACAGGCTATTTTCTAGCTTCCAATCTGCACCAGTTTTACACAAGATTGAAATCTACCAGCGGTGCCCCCTATGCCACCTATATGGGCATTAACCCGCTGGATCTCCAGCCCAAGCCTGTTGACAACAAGGACAAGGGCGAAGAGGCAGTCGCTTATTATCCTGCCGGGCTGGGTCGTGAAGGCGGTGACCCGGCCGAGGTAATCGGCACCGCCGTATTTGTAGCCGATAAAATGGTCGGTGCGCTGAACAATGAGGAAACACGGGTGGTTTCCATCCTCAGCGGGGACTTTGTCCGAGGGTTTATTACCGTGACCGACCCGCTAGCCCCGCAGCATGGCATCAATGTCCATCTGCGGCTTGGCCAAAAGCCGGAAATCAAGCCAGCCTGGCTGGAGGGCAGGCTGGTATTTACCATCAAGCTGCTGCTTGAGGGGGAAATAACCAGTATTCCCAGCGGCATTAATTACGAGAACAGGGAATATGGGCTGCTGCTTGAACAACACATCGCCAATGTTCTGACAAATCAGATGGAGAAAATGCTGGCCCACACCCAGGAGCTGGGTAGCGATGTGGTCGGCTTTGGCTTGCATGCCCGCAATCTTTTCAGCAATTTCAGTGAAGTTGATCAACTCAACTGGTATAAAATTTATCCGACTGTCGGATTTAACCTCAATGTTTCAGTAAAGACCAGACGGACCGGGCTCATGTATAAGTCCTCACCCATCAAGACGGAGGCTGACGAATGA
- a CDS encoding GerAB/ArcD/ProY family transporter translates to MGISEGLALVFLNTFPRIFLTRPAQTIEANAGLAWFAVALPLITLLIPVYMLLYVFQRNQGDIYAVTQQLLGKVGARAVSLVLITMFVSDAALLLRQFAENTLLTALPFMEFNNAISWYTVNAVILCYLGIECIARTAYIILPFGVASLGFVMAALTPFYDINLLGPWQGHGFGTAVRSGIAVSGINFGVLILFVLGPVLQNLRTIKRAAIFGLGGSTLLKALSIFVFTLTFGTKIALEKTIPFFEMARLVYLNRYIQRVESLFIMLWVIAGIMSIAIDIYIACYLLTRALNLSTPRPLIASLALLVTGIAMIPPDIASVIRLDTIVTVTLHNAGLYGIPLLLFAATVFKGRKKKSWTSA, encoded by the coding sequence ATGGGGATCAGCGAAGGGCTGGCCCTGGTCTTTCTCAATACCTTCCCCCGGATCTTCCTCACCCGCCCGGCCCAAACGATTGAAGCTAATGCCGGCCTGGCCTGGTTTGCCGTTGCCTTGCCGCTCATTACGTTACTTATTCCGGTGTATATGTTACTGTACGTGTTCCAACGGAATCAGGGCGATATCTATGCGGTAACCCAGCAGCTGTTAGGCAAAGTTGGCGCCCGGGCGGTATCGCTGGTGCTGATCACAATGTTTGTTAGTGACGCCGCCCTGCTGCTCCGCCAGTTTGCTGAAAACACGCTGCTGACGGCGCTGCCGTTTATGGAGTTTAACAATGCGATCTCCTGGTATACAGTCAATGCCGTTATTCTCTGTTACCTGGGGATTGAATGCATCGCCCGCACCGCCTATATTATTCTGCCGTTTGGCGTTGCCAGCCTCGGGTTTGTCATGGCAGCACTCACCCCCTTTTATGATATCAACCTGCTGGGACCGTGGCAGGGGCATGGCTTCGGCACAGCCGTCCGGTCAGGGATAGCTGTTTCCGGGATCAATTTCGGCGTCCTGATCCTCTTTGTGCTGGGTCCGGTCTTGCAAAACCTGCGCACCATCAAACGGGCGGCGATTTTCGGCCTGGGTGGCAGCACCCTGCTAAAAGCACTGTCCATATTCGTGTTTACGCTCACCTTCGGGACCAAAATAGCCCTTGAGAAAACCATCCCTTTTTTTGAAATGGCCCGCCTGGTCTATCTCAACCGCTATATCCAAAGGGTTGAATCGCTCTTTATCATGTTGTGGGTTATTGCCGGCATTATGAGCATTGCTATTGATATCTATATTGCCTGCTACCTGTTAACAAGAGCCCTCAACCTTTCGACCCCGCGTCCGCTTATTGCCTCCCTGGCCCTGCTCGTAACCGGAATCGCCATGATCCCGCCGGATATTGCCAGCGTCATCCGGCTGGATACGATTGTAACCGTGACCCTGCACAATGCCGGTCTCTATGGGATACCTTTGCTATTATTTGCGGCAACGGTATTTAAAGGAAGGAAGAAAAAATCGTGGACATCCGCTTAA
- a CDS encoding spore germination protein: MLIMLKISTEAKEWCALIDNSIFIIYRYFKRLLLYQPPPQAAPFILEETPAEKPRPEEASDPHQEAGRAGLKEQHYELSSLLRQAYRITSLMEKAKAALTQKPDEASRLGLEAEFHRLEQQQQELTPLLLSYDSQQDRTSLGSAPLRPSLEENLHVVNRLYELPANKDLVVREITLPLRPPVPAVLLFIDGMVDSKLLNLAIMQPLLMMPPPQGIRNGTGLISHLRKEILPANQVVAGKTFTDLQDGINSGDTVLLIDGVDELLIIGSKGWEHRAVAKPTTEQSIRGSQMAFSENLRVNTALIRTMLRTSDLVTEMIKIGERSRVNCAVMYVKSIANASLVTEVKRRIGSIRTDYVDDIGLLEQFIEDHPKLPFPQTISTERPDRVSVHLAEGRVAIILEGNPFVLVVPVDMFALLHSAEDFSLKVPAGSFMRVLRVVGTLISTMLPAFYIAISYFHQEALPTELVLAIVGARGDVPFPAYFEVIVMEISFELIREASLRIPNILGSTIGIVGAIILGQAAVAAHIVSPIMVVIIAITGLASFTIPEYRFAFAVRSVRFGLLLLAAIAGLVGLSSGILLLITTLAYMKSFGMPYLSPISPKSTGGLDVFVRGAVFRQESRPDALNTKDPTRQPHISRRWTTAAPQEGDDQP, translated from the coding sequence ATGCTAATAATGCTAAAAATATCCACAGAAGCAAAGGAGTGGTGCGCGCTGATCGATAACTCGATTTTTATAATATACCGCTATTTCAAGAGGCTGTTGCTCTATCAACCGCCCCCCCAGGCCGCACCGTTTATCCTTGAGGAAACACCGGCAGAAAAACCCCGGCCGGAAGAAGCCTCTGACCCGCACCAGGAAGCCGGCCGGGCCGGCCTCAAAGAGCAGCACTACGAGCTCAGTTCGCTGTTGCGGCAGGCTTACCGTATTACAAGCCTTATGGAAAAAGCCAAAGCGGCGTTAACCCAAAAGCCGGATGAGGCAAGCCGCCTGGGGCTTGAGGCCGAGTTTCACCGCCTTGAGCAGCAGCAGCAAGAGTTAACCCCTCTGCTCCTGAGCTATGATAGCCAGCAAGACCGTACAAGCCTGGGATCAGCCCCGCTGCGGCCAAGCCTGGAAGAAAATCTGCATGTCGTCAACCGCCTGTACGAGCTGCCTGCCAATAAAGACCTTGTCGTCAGGGAGATTACCCTGCCGCTCCGCCCACCGGTGCCGGCAGTCCTGCTGTTTATTGACGGCATGGTAGACTCCAAGCTTTTGAACCTGGCTATTATGCAGCCATTACTGATGATGCCGCCCCCCCAGGGCATCCGCAACGGCACCGGGCTGATCAGTCATCTTAGAAAAGAAATACTGCCTGCCAATCAGGTGGTGGCAGGAAAAACCTTCACCGATCTGCAGGATGGCATTAACAGCGGCGACACCGTCCTCTTAATTGATGGTGTCGATGAACTGCTTATTATCGGTTCCAAAGGCTGGGAGCACCGTGCTGTTGCCAAGCCCACCACCGAGCAGTCCATTCGCGGCTCCCAGATGGCCTTCAGCGAAAATCTGCGTGTCAATACAGCCCTGATCCGAACCATGCTCCGCACCAGCGATCTTGTGACCGAAATGATTAAAATCGGCGAACGCAGCCGGGTCAATTGTGCCGTCATGTATGTAAAATCAATTGCTAATGCCTCCCTGGTCACTGAAGTCAAACGCCGGATTGGCAGTATCAGGACAGATTACGTGGACGACATCGGCCTGTTGGAACAATTTATCGAAGATCATCCCAAGTTACCCTTTCCGCAGACAATATCGACAGAACGCCCTGACCGGGTATCGGTCCATCTCGCGGAGGGGCGGGTGGCCATTATCCTGGAAGGCAACCCCTTTGTGCTGGTAGTCCCGGTCGATATGTTTGCGCTGCTGCACTCGGCCGAAGATTTCAGCCTGAAGGTGCCGGCCGGGAGCTTTATGCGGGTGTTAAGAGTTGTCGGTACACTTATATCCACAATGCTGCCGGCCTTCTATATTGCCATCAGCTACTTTCACCAGGAGGCCCTGCCCACCGAATTAGTACTGGCGATCGTCGGCGCCCGGGGCGATGTCCCGTTTCCGGCCTATTTTGAGGTTATTGTTATGGAAATATCCTTTGAGCTGATTCGTGAAGCCAGCCTGAGAATTCCGAATATCCTGGGCTCTACCATTGGCATTGTCGGCGCTATCATCCTGGGGCAGGCCGCAGTGGCCGCCCATATTGTCAGCCCGATTATGGTGGTCATTATTGCCATCACCGGCCTGGCCTCATTTACGATCCCGGAATACCGGTTTGCCTTTGCCGTAAGATCCGTCCGGTTCGGCCTGCTGCTGCTGGCGGCGATAGCCGGACTGGTCGGGCTGTCGTCGGGGATTCTCCTGCTGATCACGACCCTGGCTTATATGAAATCCTTTGGCATGCCTTATCTCTCGCCGATCTCCCCGAAGTCAACGGGGGGCCTTGATGTATTCGTACGGGGCGCTGTTTTCCGGCAGGAATCCCGGCCGGATGCGCTGAACACCAAAGATCCCACCAGGCAGCCCCATATTAGCCGCAGGTGGACCACGGCTGCCCCGCAGGAAGGAGATGATCAACCATAA